One genomic region from Synergistaceae bacterium encodes:
- a CDS encoding DUF3800 domain-containing protein, whose protein sequence is MSNFNIYCDESCHLEHDGINVMVLGAVWCPRFEVREINARVREIKKRNSISLASELKWIKISPSNVQLYSDLVNYFFDDERLRLRAVIIPDKGSLDHERFNQTHDDWYYKMYFEMLKQILTQEDLFEIYIDIKDTRSNRKAQKLREVLSNANYDFQQKIVQRLQPIRSNEVEIMQIVDILIGALGYANRVFEDGHEKSAAKLAIIELIKKRSRLTLQKSTLLREEKFNLFMWESR, encoded by the coding sequence ATGTCCAACTTCAATATCTACTGTGACGAGAGCTGCCATCTGGAACACGACGGCATCAATGTCATGGTGCTGGGAGCAGTTTGGTGTCCTCGTTTCGAGGTGCGTGAGATAAATGCGCGTGTCCGTGAAATCAAGAAGCGTAATAGTATATCGCTAGCCTCCGAACTGAAATGGATTAAAATCAGCCCTTCGAACGTGCAATTATACTCCGACCTCGTTAACTATTTTTTTGATGACGAGCGGTTGCGCCTTCGTGCCGTGATTATCCCGGACAAGGGAAGCTTAGACCATGAGCGTTTTAACCAGACTCACGATGACTGGTACTACAAGATGTATTTTGAGATGCTCAAGCAAATATTGACGCAGGAAGACCTCTTCGAAATTTATATCGATATCAAAGATACGCGCTCAAACCGCAAGGCTCAAAAACTGCGAGAGGTGTTGAGTAACGCAAACTACGATTTTCAGCAAAAAATCGTTCAGCGCTTACAGCCAATACGCTCCAATGAAGTTGAAATCATGCAGATTGTCGACATTCTTATCGGTGCGCTTGGTTACGCCAACCGCGTATTTGAGGACGGGCATGAAAAAAGCGCTGCAAAGCTAGCTATAATTGAGCTTATCAAAAAGCGCTCCAGATTAACATTACAAAAAAGCACTCTCCTGCGTGAAGAAAAGTTTAATCTCTTTATGTGGGAATCGAGGTAG